The following are encoded together in the Osmia lignaria lignaria isolate PbOS001 chromosome 13, iyOsmLign1, whole genome shotgun sequence genome:
- the LOC117602411 gene encoding uncharacterized protein LOC117602411 isoform X3, with product MASKVLVKLPTVSFPQDKKPPSDIVTLPERNENLNQTVRHQSINVDRVAQLEQNMKFLQEQHQATLVALHQEVDSLRQKNRDLQFQLVFSKGSTCVASTPSSPEDNGTGFMKAKGSPVCVNISSLQVELLEKDLQDTKTSLQEAKNQNQYLSEIIEQQNKKLQSIEEETVNKQSSMIDIGIQVENKVDPARAELVSRLEVTEALVKRLRKRNQDQRKEIGTLQESSANTSGNKGARSRDSHRSHRSRGSPTSTAQEQAPNKFPPLQSQSYWHRRALRNGRNRHDKQDHQSEVDSTVLPQLLNGNMKSDTMIFESPFYRSRGYRNYYRDESNRKYRGQSSQKDRRDSDNYHHRRDFKDRSSKVHQKELADSTEGSTEADNSTGSKS from the exons ATGGCATCTAAAGTATTAGTTAAATTACCGACAGTGTCTTTTCCACAA gatAAAAAGCCACCATCAGACATAGTAACATTACCGGAAAGAAATGAGAATTTAAATCAAACTGTAAGACATCAAAGCATTAATGTTGATAGAGTTGCTCAGCTTGagcaaaatatgaaatttctacAAGAGCAACATCAAGCGACGCTAGTTGCTTTACACCAAGAAGTAGATTCATTACGTCAAAAGAATAGAG ATCTACAGTTTCAATTAGTATTTTCAAAAGGATCAACTTGCGTAGCTAGTACTCCTTCTTCCCCTGAAGATAATGGAACTGGGTTCATGAAAGCAAAG GGTAGCCCAGTGTGTGTAAACATTTCATCATTACAGGTGGAACTTTTAGAGAAAGATCTACAAGATACTAAGACATCGTTACAAGAGGCTAAAAATCAGAACCAATATTTATCTGAGATCATTGAACAACAAAATAA aaaattacaatccattgaagaagaaacggTAAATAAACAATCATCGATGATAGACATAGGAATACAAGTGGAAAACAAAGTTGACCCAGCTCGAGCTGAATTAGTTTCGCGTTTAGAAGTTACAGAAGCGCTTGTAAAACGGTTGCGTAAACGGAATCAGGATCAGCGGAAAGAAATTGGAACGTTACAGGAATCATCGGCAAATACAAGCGGTAATAAAGGAGCCCGATCTCGGGACAGTCATCGTAGCCATCGTAGCCGCGGATCACCTACTAGTACCGCGCAAGAACAAGCTCCTAATAAATTTCCACCATTACAGAGCCAAAGTTACTGGCATCGTAGAGCACTTAG GAATGGAAGGAATCGACACGATAAACAAGATCATCAATCGGAAGTAGATTCTACCGTATTACCGCAACTTCTAAACGGTAACATGAAATCAGACACAATGATTTTCGAGTCTCCATTTTATCGGTCTCGAGGATATCGTAATTATTACCGCGATGAGAGCAATCGAAAATATAGGGGTCAAAGTTCTCAAAAAGATCGTAGAGATAGCGACAACTATCATCATCGACGAGATTTTAAGGATAGAAGTTCGAAGGTTCATCAAAAAGAACTTGCAGACTCAACGGAAGGATCGACGGAAGCTGATAATTCTACCGGTAGTA
- the LOC117602411 gene encoding uncharacterized protein LOC117602411 isoform X1 — protein MVYVLIFYLNIKLLKMASKVLVKLPTVSFPQDKKPPSDIVTLPERNENLNQTVRHQSINVDRVAQLEQNMKFLQEQHQATLVALHQEVDSLRQKNRDLQFQLVFSKGSTCVASTPSSPEDNGTGFMKAKGSPVCVNISSLQVELLEKDLQDTKTSLQEAKNQNQYLSEIIEQQNKKLQSIEEETVNKQSSMIDIGIQVENKVDPARAELVSRLEVTEALVKRLRKRNQDQRKEIGTLQESSANTSGNKGARSRDSHRSHRSRGSPTSTAQEQAPNKFPPLQSQSYWHRRALRNGRNRHDKQDHQSEVDSTVLPQLLNGNMKSDTMIFESPFYRSRGYRNYYRDESNRKYRGQSSQKDRRDSDNYHHRRDFKDRSSKVHQKELADSTEGSTEADNSTGSKS, from the exons ATGG TTTATGtcttaatcttttatttaaacataaaaCTTCTCAAAATGGCATCTAAAGTATTAGTTAAATTACCGACAGTGTCTTTTCCACAA gatAAAAAGCCACCATCAGACATAGTAACATTACCGGAAAGAAATGAGAATTTAAATCAAACTGTAAGACATCAAAGCATTAATGTTGATAGAGTTGCTCAGCTTGagcaaaatatgaaatttctacAAGAGCAACATCAAGCGACGCTAGTTGCTTTACACCAAGAAGTAGATTCATTACGTCAAAAGAATAGAG ATCTACAGTTTCAATTAGTATTTTCAAAAGGATCAACTTGCGTAGCTAGTACTCCTTCTTCCCCTGAAGATAATGGAACTGGGTTCATGAAAGCAAAG GGTAGCCCAGTGTGTGTAAACATTTCATCATTACAGGTGGAACTTTTAGAGAAAGATCTACAAGATACTAAGACATCGTTACAAGAGGCTAAAAATCAGAACCAATATTTATCTGAGATCATTGAACAACAAAATAA aaaattacaatccattgaagaagaaacggTAAATAAACAATCATCGATGATAGACATAGGAATACAAGTGGAAAACAAAGTTGACCCAGCTCGAGCTGAATTAGTTTCGCGTTTAGAAGTTACAGAAGCGCTTGTAAAACGGTTGCGTAAACGGAATCAGGATCAGCGGAAAGAAATTGGAACGTTACAGGAATCATCGGCAAATACAAGCGGTAATAAAGGAGCCCGATCTCGGGACAGTCATCGTAGCCATCGTAGCCGCGGATCACCTACTAGTACCGCGCAAGAACAAGCTCCTAATAAATTTCCACCATTACAGAGCCAAAGTTACTGGCATCGTAGAGCACTTAG GAATGGAAGGAATCGACACGATAAACAAGATCATCAATCGGAAGTAGATTCTACCGTATTACCGCAACTTCTAAACGGTAACATGAAATCAGACACAATGATTTTCGAGTCTCCATTTTATCGGTCTCGAGGATATCGTAATTATTACCGCGATGAGAGCAATCGAAAATATAGGGGTCAAAGTTCTCAAAAAGATCGTAGAGATAGCGACAACTATCATCATCGACGAGATTTTAAGGATAGAAGTTCGAAGGTTCATCAAAAAGAACTTGCAGACTCAACGGAAGGATCGACGGAAGCTGATAATTCTACCGGTAGTA
- the LOC117602411 gene encoding uncharacterized protein LOC117602411 isoform X2 — protein sequence MVYVLIFYLNIKLLKMASKVLVKLPTVSFPQDKKPPSDIVTLPERNENLNQTVRHQSINVDRVAQLEQNMKFLQEQHQATLVALHQEVDSLRQKNRDLQFQLVFSKGSTCVASTPSSPEDNGTGFMKAKVELLEKDLQDTKTSLQEAKNQNQYLSEIIEQQNKKLQSIEEETVNKQSSMIDIGIQVENKVDPARAELVSRLEVTEALVKRLRKRNQDQRKEIGTLQESSANTSGNKGARSRDSHRSHRSRGSPTSTAQEQAPNKFPPLQSQSYWHRRALRNGRNRHDKQDHQSEVDSTVLPQLLNGNMKSDTMIFESPFYRSRGYRNYYRDESNRKYRGQSSQKDRRDSDNYHHRRDFKDRSSKVHQKELADSTEGSTEADNSTGSKS from the exons ATGG TTTATGtcttaatcttttatttaaacataaaaCTTCTCAAAATGGCATCTAAAGTATTAGTTAAATTACCGACAGTGTCTTTTCCACAA gatAAAAAGCCACCATCAGACATAGTAACATTACCGGAAAGAAATGAGAATTTAAATCAAACTGTAAGACATCAAAGCATTAATGTTGATAGAGTTGCTCAGCTTGagcaaaatatgaaatttctacAAGAGCAACATCAAGCGACGCTAGTTGCTTTACACCAAGAAGTAGATTCATTACGTCAAAAGAATAGAG ATCTACAGTTTCAATTAGTATTTTCAAAAGGATCAACTTGCGTAGCTAGTACTCCTTCTTCCCCTGAAGATAATGGAACTGGGTTCATGAAAGCAAAG GTGGAACTTTTAGAGAAAGATCTACAAGATACTAAGACATCGTTACAAGAGGCTAAAAATCAGAACCAATATTTATCTGAGATCATTGAACAACAAAATAA aaaattacaatccattgaagaagaaacggTAAATAAACAATCATCGATGATAGACATAGGAATACAAGTGGAAAACAAAGTTGACCCAGCTCGAGCTGAATTAGTTTCGCGTTTAGAAGTTACAGAAGCGCTTGTAAAACGGTTGCGTAAACGGAATCAGGATCAGCGGAAAGAAATTGGAACGTTACAGGAATCATCGGCAAATACAAGCGGTAATAAAGGAGCCCGATCTCGGGACAGTCATCGTAGCCATCGTAGCCGCGGATCACCTACTAGTACCGCGCAAGAACAAGCTCCTAATAAATTTCCACCATTACAGAGCCAAAGTTACTGGCATCGTAGAGCACTTAG GAATGGAAGGAATCGACACGATAAACAAGATCATCAATCGGAAGTAGATTCTACCGTATTACCGCAACTTCTAAACGGTAACATGAAATCAGACACAATGATTTTCGAGTCTCCATTTTATCGGTCTCGAGGATATCGTAATTATTACCGCGATGAGAGCAATCGAAAATATAGGGGTCAAAGTTCTCAAAAAGATCGTAGAGATAGCGACAACTATCATCATCGACGAGATTTTAAGGATAGAAGTTCGAAGGTTCATCAAAAAGAACTTGCAGACTCAACGGAAGGATCGACGGAAGCTGATAATTCTACCGGTAGTA
- the LOC117602410 gene encoding uncharacterized protein LOC117602410 translates to MNVKNSTNTFAKLSSNQKKMPSIIENRQINEMSNKDKEQFLSFEMKEDYSFKYIPESHFKHIVKNVQRQRRKEDEERIWTSFVKEQELNDLDFYKTDDHQSMQSIKGLLQENILDVDRELKRLQEDALPERNKGIHKSGIKREKIYIEANQTKISSPKEKLLVKDKGNKSTNVLIPILQEDVSNCKESERLKKVAKSKTKKSLSDSLIMQKKCYTNELLRATNQFENNSNSDSSNNRDGIIYIQPEPLTIHKILSMQKKIAELLNEISFRLSRIPLPDGDNDLKRRQQQTIEFAIWFSRNYLYNLNRLVASIQKHIRIVSSRMGLKQYHKNIIFHQDIIKQKLIAAHQLLVQALNAYCKHIPNSILEGHSTKLQEVLQIVYNLKDICDKVEISANSFCSGDATIMSLGKDLQEKCDTILSKLKLYLENKHRLARCKNSESTVSLVPVSSPHKGHFNRKHLSSRLSMYNMDIKISSKNNQRKKNNFRRKSFSHPKKIENNVVGSKNMYAQRCSVPELLYPSPISCTSSSKDVPQTGSMKNMNCLKEENIKTMMDGVSIDTENDSNLNVQVKYKSMEQQSAVLKKKSSGEMCQSKHTENDEIYTKVKNVANNDDLIKKLTAITKEHLATLAPVISDLITFVSKKQNESEVKPVSETSMETLMEFLQKYQSPKDSDTKALLRDEDCEQSRSKLNGSSGDHKHGGNVRLICMSSMDKISKTTQCNVSCQADEITLRASDDKKTVNLNTKEKVKLVVPKEIELQFLAYRLEYKKQCQSRPMYSSNTQNKPWNIVAWISDKLIEELIIEIAKELQMNGVEIIQKLFEMEFQEF, encoded by the exons ATGAACGTGAAAAATTCAACAAATACTTTTGCAAAACTTTCATCTAACCAAAAGAAAATGCCTTCTATTATAGAAAATAGACAAATCAATGAGATGAGTAATAAAGACAAAgaacaatttctttcttttgaaaTGAAGGAGGATTATAGCTTTAAG TATATACCTGAAAGTCATTTTAAGCACATAGTGAAAAATGTTCAAAGACAAAGACGTAAAGAAGATGAGGAGCGTATCTGGACCTCATTTGTAAAAGAACAGGAGTTAAATGATTTGGATTTTTATAAAACAGATGATCATCAATCTATGCAAAGCATCAAAGGTCTCTTGCAAGAAAACATACTAGATGTAGATAGAGAACTTAAGAGACTCCAAGAAGATGCTCTCCCTGAACGAAACAAAGGAATTCATAAATCTGGTATTAAGAGAGAAAAGATTTATATAGAA GCAAATCAAACAAAGATTAGTTCTCCAAAAGAGAAGTTGTTAGTAAAGGATAAAGGTAATAAAAGTACTAATGTTTTAATCCCAATTTTACAAGAAGATGTTTCTAACTGTAAAGAGTCTGAAAGATTGAAAAAAGTTGCTAAATCAAAAACTAAAAAATCTCTGTCTGATTCTTTAATTATGCAAAAAAAGTGTTACACAAATGAACTTCTTCGTGCAACTAATCAGTTTGAAAACAATTCTAATTCAGATTCTAGTAATAATAGAGATGGTATTATTTATATACAACCAGAGCCACTTACAATACACAAAATTCTGTCTATGCAAAAGAAAATTGCAgagttattaaatgaaatttcatttagattATCCAGAATTCCTTTACCAGATGGTGataatgatttaaaaagaaGACAACAACAAACAATAGAGTTTGCAATATGGTTTTCAAGAAATTATCTATACAATCTTAACAGATTAGTTGCAAGCATTCAAAAACACATCAGAATTGTGTCCTCCAGGATGGGACTAAAACAATATCATaagaatattatatttcatcaaGACATAATCAAACAAAAATTGATTGCTGCTCATCAATTACTAGTTCAAGCTTTAAATGCTTACTGTAAACATATTCCTAACTCTATTCTCGAAGGTCATAGTACAAAACTTCAAGAGGTATTACAGATAGTTTACAATCTAAAAGATATTTGTGATAAAGTTGAGATCTCTGCCAATTCTTTTTGTTCAGGAGATGCCACTATTATGTCTTTG GGGAAGGATCTTCAAGAAAAATGTGATACTATTTTGTCTaaactaaaattatatttagaaaataaacaTCGACTAGCACGATGTAAAAATAGTGAATCCACTGTGAGTTTGGTACCGGTATCTTCGCCACACAAAGGACACTTTAATCGAAAACATTTGTCCAGTCGACTAAGCATGTACAATATGGATATTAAAATATCTTCTAAAAATAATCaaaggaaaaagaataatttcagGAGAAAAA GCTTCAGTCAtccaaagaaaatagaaaataatgttgtaggatcgaaaaatatgtatGCTCAACGTTGTTCAGTACCAGAATTGTTATACCCTAGTCCCATATCATGTACATCATCTTCTAAAGACGTTCCTCAAACTGGTTCCATGAAAAATATGAATTGCTTAAaggaagaaaatattaaaaccatgATGGATGGAGTATCAATAGATACTGAAAAT GATAGTAATTTGAATGTTCAAGTTAAATATAAGAGTATGGAACAACAGTCCGCTGTATTAAAGAAGAAATCATCTGGAGAGATGTGCCAGTCAAAGCATACAGAAAACGATGAAATATACACGAAAGTCAAAAACGTTGCTAACAACGATgacttaataaaaaaattaacagcTATCACCAAAGAACATTTGGCTACTCTAGCTCCTGTGATAAGCGATTTAATCACTTTTGTGTCGAAAAAG caAAATGAATCAGAAGTAAAACCAGTATCAGAAACTTCAATGGAAACATTAATGGAGTTTTTGCAAAAATACCAATCTCCTAAAGATTCTGACACTAAAGCACTTTTGAGAGATGAAGATTGTGAGCAATCACGCTCGAAATTAAATGG CTCATCTGGAGATCATAAACACGGTGGGAATGTACGATTGATTTGCATGTCATCTAtggataaaatttccaaaacaaCACAATGTAATGTTTCATGTCAGGCAGATGAGATTACATTAAGG GCTAGTGATGATAAAAAAACTGTAAATTTAAATACCaaagaaaaagtgaaattaGTTGTTCCAAAAGAGATTGAGTTACAATTTTTAGCATACAGATTGGAATATAAAAAACAATGTCAATCGAGGCCGATGTATTCTAGTAATACTCAAAATAAACCATGGAACATTGTAGCATG GATCTCTGATAAATTGATAGAGGAACTGATCATTGAGATAGCAAAAGAATTACAAATGAATGGTGTAGAAATTATTCAGAAATTATTTGAGAtggaatttcaagaattttaa
- the LOC117602413 gene encoding mitochondrial translation release factor in rescue, with the protein MFTTTLKLSPNVKYFQHFLWQIFFNKNHLSFCCQNTSFISALSTNSQIRYKSYKRFLDYSKVPKLEEHDLKEQFVRGSGPGGQATNKTCNAVVLKHIPTGLTVKCHETRSCSENRKIARELLLTKLDNMINKEESLESQEQKLQKRDSLKRRQKQKKLASLKEEFEKRENIK; encoded by the coding sequence ATGTTTACCACAACGTTAAAGTTATCAccaaatgtaaaatattttcaacattttctttGGCAGatttttttcaacaaaaatCATTTGTCATTCTGTTGTCAAAATACTAGTTTCATCAGTGCTTTAAGTACTAATAGTCAAATTCGATACAAATCTTATAAACGCTTTTTAGACTATTCCAAGGTACCTAAGCTTGAAGAACATGACTTGAAAGAACAATTTGTAAGAGGAAGCGGACCTGGTGGTCAAGCAACTAACAAAACATGTAATGCTGTAGTTTTAAAACATATACCCACAGGATTAACTGTGAAATGTCATGAGACTAGAAGTTGttcagaaaatagaaaaattgctAGAGAactattattaacaaaattggATAATATGATTAACAAGGAGGAATCCCTTGAAAGTCAAGAACAGAAATTGCAAAAAAGAGATTCTCTGAAGAGAAGACAAAAACAGAAGAAACTTGCTAGTTTAAAGGAAGAGTTTGAAAAACGTGAAAACATCAagtaa
- the LOC117602414 gene encoding uncharacterized protein LOC117602414: MRQAILRLYKDLLRYSYNVKYTDPLYFRYRIRKGFKENKDITDQKQIEFLLQKGQKLLQEQRVV; encoded by the exons ATGAGACAAGCAATTTTGAGATTATACAAAGACTTATTACGCTACAGTTACAATGTAAAATACACAGACCCATTATATTTTCGGTACAGAATTCGTAAAggttttaaagaaaataaagatattactGATCAAAAACAAATTGAATTTCTATTacag aaaGGACAAAAGCTACTTCAAGAACAACGAGTGGTATAA